From Crassaminicella indica, one genomic window encodes:
- a CDS encoding universal stress protein, translating into MENIQNIMVCVTQQKTCERLIRRGAQIRDEYNGELFVIHVAKEGYHFLGKSKDGDALEYLFEQAKAYGANLTVVRSNDVLETLKKLTEKNNIDLIVVGESYEKEEKNVVRKLEKKLPKGVEIETVPVEQKEKVC; encoded by the coding sequence GTGGAAAATATTCAAAATATCATGGTATGTGTAACACAGCAAAAAACTTGTGAAAGACTTATTAGAAGAGGTGCACAAATAAGAGACGAATATAATGGAGAGCTTTTTGTTATACATGTAGCAAAAGAAGGCTATCATTTTTTAGGGAAGTCAAAAGATGGAGATGCTTTAGAGTATTTATTTGAACAAGCAAAGGCTTATGGTGCAAACTTGACTGTGGTAAGATCTAATGATGTATTAGAAACATTAAAAAAATTAACTGAAAAAAATAATATAGATTTAATTGTAGTAGGAGAATCCTATGAGAAGGAAGAAAAAAATGTAGTAAGAAAATTAGAAAAGAAATTACCTAAAGGAGTAGAGATTGAAACGGTACCTGTAGAGCAAAAAGAAAAGGTATGCTAA
- a CDS encoding TIGR01212 family radical SAM protein (This family includes YhcC from E. coli K-12, an uncharacterized radical SAM protein.), with protein MKKNRYRIYSQYLKEKYGEKVYKIPINLPVTCPNRDGVIAKGGCIFCGEEGAGFENLEHTISVTEQLNTNIAYIQKKYKARKFIAYFQNFTNTYLPLEKFKEYILAACKENIVEIAISTRPDCINDVYLDFLREVKEKNNINISIELGLQSVNYHTLKKINRGHTLAELIDAVLRIKNYGFESCVHMILNLPWDNKEDVIEGAKIISALGVEQVKLHSLYILKDTVMGSMYENKEFEIISLEEYINSVIIFLEYLNPNIIVQRLIGRAPKENTIFCNWNTSWWKIKDAIDEKMEKLDSYQGKKFNYLNGKAIKQFINT; from the coding sequence GTGAAAAAAAATAGATACAGGATATATTCACAATATTTAAAAGAAAAATATGGAGAAAAGGTATATAAAATTCCTATCAATCTTCCTGTAACTTGTCCAAATAGAGATGGCGTTATTGCTAAGGGTGGATGTATATTTTGTGGAGAAGAAGGTGCTGGTTTTGAAAACTTAGAGCATACTATATCAGTTACAGAGCAGCTCAATACTAATATAGCTTATATTCAAAAAAAATATAAAGCTAGAAAATTTATTGCATATTTTCAAAACTTCACAAATACCTATTTACCTTTAGAAAAATTCAAGGAATATATCCTTGCAGCTTGTAAAGAGAATATAGTAGAAATTGCAATATCTACACGACCAGACTGTATAAATGATGTATATTTAGACTTTTTAAGAGAGGTCAAAGAAAAAAATAATATCAATATATCTATAGAATTAGGTCTTCAGAGCGTTAATTATCATACATTAAAGAAAATAAATAGAGGACATACTCTCGCAGAATTGATTGATGCGGTACTTCGTATTAAAAATTATGGTTTTGAAAGCTGCGTGCACATGATTTTAAATCTTCCGTGGGATAATAAAGAAGATGTGATAGAAGGAGCTAAAATCATATCAGCTCTTGGTGTAGAGCAAGTAAAGCTACATTCTTTATATATTTTAAAGGATACGGTTATGGGAAGCATGTATGAAAATAAAGAATTTGAAATTATTTCATTAGAGGAATATATAAATAGTGTAATAATATTTTTAGAGTATTTAAATCCTAATATTATTGTTCAAAGGTTGATTGGGAGAGCACCAAAGGAAAATACTATTTTTTGCAACTGGAATACTAGTTGGTGGAAAATAAAAGACGCTATTGATGAAAAAATGGAAAAATTAGATAGTTATCAAGGAAAAAAGTTTAATTATTTAAATGGAAAAGCTATAAAACAATTTATCAATACATAG
- the gap gene encoding type I glyceraldehyde-3-phosphate dehydrogenase, translating to MSVKVGINGFGRIGKNVLRAWLERQKDIEIVAINSTSGPEKHAHIFKYDSLYGILPYEVKATENSIVVGDKEIAFTAYKDPAQIPWKELGVDIVIESTGKFRTKEECQKHIEAGAKKVIITAPGKNEDKTIVMGVNHIEYDPDEHDIVSNASCTTNCLAPVAKVLHDEFGIVKGLMTTVHAYTNDQKILDLPHKDLRRARAAAESIIPTTTGAAKAVAKVLPELEGKLHGMAMRVPVPVVSVVDLVVELEKSTTVEEVNDKLREASEGALYGILGYSDEPLVSIDYKKDYRSSIVDGLSTAVVGENMIKIVAWYDNEWGYSNRVIDLAEYIGEIGFGYKHNECKKAIGCYCMA from the coding sequence ATGTCAGTAAAAGTAGGGATTAATGGTTTTGGAAGAATTGGTAAAAATGTATTAAGAGCATGGTTAGAAAGACAAAAGGATATTGAGATTGTGGCTATTAATAGCACAAGTGGACCAGAAAAGCATGCTCATATATTTAAGTATGATTCGCTTTATGGAATATTGCCATATGAAGTAAAGGCTACTGAAAATTCAATTGTCGTAGGAGATAAAGAAATCGCATTTACAGCATATAAAGATCCAGCACAAATTCCATGGAAGGAATTGGGGGTAGATATTGTTATTGAATCTACAGGAAAGTTTAGAACAAAAGAAGAGTGTCAAAAGCATATTGAGGCAGGAGCAAAAAAGGTAATTATTACTGCTCCAGGGAAAAATGAAGATAAAACAATTGTTATGGGTGTAAATCATATTGAATATGATCCAGATGAGCATGATATTGTATCTAATGCATCATGTACTACAAATTGCTTAGCTCCAGTTGCAAAGGTGCTTCATGATGAGTTTGGAATTGTAAAAGGATTAATGACAACAGTACATGCATATACAAATGATCAAAAAATATTAGATTTACCACATAAAGACTTAAGAAGAGCAAGAGCTGCAGCTGAGTCTATTATTCCTACTACAACAGGTGCTGCTAAAGCTGTAGCGAAGGTACTACCAGAATTAGAGGGCAAACTGCATGGAATGGCAATGCGTGTGCCAGTTCCTGTAGTTTCTGTAGTAGATTTAGTTGTTGAATTAGAGAAATCTACTACAGTAGAGGAAGTAAACGATAAATTGAGAGAAGCTTCAGAAGGGGCGTTATATGGTATTTTAGGGTATTCTGATGAGCCGCTTGTTTCAATAGATTATAAAAAGGATTATCGTTCGTCTATAGTAGATGGATTATCTACTGCAGTGGTTGGAGAGAATATGATAAAAATTGTTGCATGGTACGATAATGAATGGGGATATTCTAATAGAGTGATTGATTTAGCTGAGTATATTGGTGAAATAGGATTTGGTTATAAACATAATGAATGTAAAAAAGCTATTGGATGTTATTGTATGGCATAA
- a CDS encoding HAD family hydrolase, producing the protein MKDILIVWDIDGTLINSKGCGRAAMEKAFYQLFGLEKAFKEVNMAGRLDAMIVNDAFDKNNIINRDIDLFFDIYCKVLEEMLIDKDYIKILPGVKAILEHNSQEYNIFHALGTGNIEKGARIKLKPHNLNKYFKVGAFGDEAIERWEMVHKAIQRAQAFNGIIYNRENIYVIGDTKLDIECAKILGIKSIAVATGAHSAELLREYAPDYLLESLEDKNKFLGIFG; encoded by the coding sequence ATGAAGGATATATTAATAGTTTGGGATATTGATGGAACATTGATTAACAGTAAAGGCTGTGGAAGAGCTGCTATGGAAAAAGCTTTTTATCAGCTATTTGGATTAGAAAAAGCATTTAAAGAAGTGAATATGGCAGGAAGATTAGATGCAATGATTGTAAATGATGCTTTTGATAAAAATAATATTATCAATAGAGATATTGATTTGTTTTTTGATATTTATTGTAAAGTTCTTGAAGAAATGCTTATTGATAAAGACTATATAAAAATTTTACCAGGGGTGAAAGCTATTCTTGAGCATAATAGTCAGGAATATAATATTTTCCATGCTTTAGGAACAGGAAATATTGAAAAAGGAGCAAGGATTAAGTTAAAACCACATAATTTAAATAAATATTTTAAGGTAGGTGCTTTTGGAGATGAAGCAATAGAAAGATGGGAAATGGTTCATAAGGCTATTCAGCGTGCTCAAGCTTTTAATGGAATAATATATAATAGAGAAAATATTTATGTTATAGGAGATACAAAATTAGATATTGAATGTGCGAAAATATTAGGAATAAAAAGTATCGCTGTAGCTACGGGTGCCCATAGTGCAGAGCTGTTAAGGGAATATGCTCCAGATTATTTATTAGAAAGCTTAGAAGATAAAAATAAATTTTTAGGGATATTTGGTTGA
- a CDS encoding GTP pyrophosphokinase encodes MHVRHWKKILIPYEQAVEELKVKFKAIRNELREMSEYSPIEFVTGRVKKVSSILEKAQKYGIPEDEIEEKIEDIAGIRIMCQFVDDIYKVVELIEQRDGKDLKIEYVKDYIKNRKESGYRSYHIIIKYPIQTAFGHKEILAEIQIRTLAMNFWATIEHSINYKYKKNVPEPIKERLKKSAEAAYLLDKEMWAIRDEVINAQKLFEARSNTVSSIVNNIQLLKSVGKGERAKAFQKKFNKALRESNTIELTELSEAVKHAVDKYKAFE; translated from the coding sequence ATGCACGTGAGGCACTGGAAAAAGATTCTGATACCTTATGAACAAGCAGTAGAAGAATTAAAGGTAAAATTTAAAGCAATTCGTAATGAACTTAGGGAAATGAGTGAGTATTCTCCTATAGAGTTTGTTACAGGAAGAGTAAAAAAAGTATCTAGCATTTTAGAAAAAGCTCAAAAATATGGGATTCCTGAGGATGAAATCGAAGAAAAAATAGAAGATATTGCTGGGATTAGAATAATGTGTCAGTTTGTAGATGACATATATAAAGTGGTAGAATTGATTGAACAAAGAGATGGAAAAGACTTGAAAATTGAATATGTAAAAGATTACATAAAAAACAGGAAGGAAAGTGGATATAGAAGCTATCATATTATTATAAAATATCCTATACAAACAGCTTTTGGGCATAAAGAAATTCTTGCTGAAATTCAAATACGTACCTTAGCAATGAATTTTTGGGCTACTATTGAACATTCCATTAATTATAAGTATAAGAAAAATGTTCCTGAGCCTATTAAAGAAAGACTAAAAAAATCAGCAGAAGCTGCGTATCTTTTAGATAAGGAAATGTGGGCTATTCGAGATGAAGTAATAAACGCACAAAAGCTTTTTGAAGCAAGATCGAATACAGTTTCTAGTATTGTTAATAATATTCAACTTTTAAAGAGTGTTGGAAAAGGAGAAAGAGCTAAAGCATTTCAGAAAAAATTTAATAAAGCTTTAAGAGAAAGCAATACTATTGAACTGACTGAATTATCTGAAGCTGTGAAGCATGCTGTAGATAAATATAAAGCATTTGAATAA